Below is a genomic region from Longimicrobium sp..
CCGGCACAGCCACGCTGAACCTTTCTTCATATGAGGCCGACGAATCGCAAGCAACTTTTCTGGGCGGGTTCGTCGAAGAAGGACGACATGGCGTCCCCTCCCGAAGTGCAGGACGATCTGGGGTACGCTCTCGATTCGGTGCAGGCCGGAGTGAGGGTGATTCCTTCGGCAACGCCCCTAACTGAGGGAAAGCTGAAGGGACTCGGAATATTGGAACTGGCTGACGATCACGACACCGATACGTATCGAGCGGTTTACACCACGAAGATCGGCGACGTGGTCTATGTGCTGCATGCTTTCAAGAAGAAATCGAAAAGCGGAATCGCGATTCCGAAATCAGACATGGATCTGATCCTTGATCGATACAGGGCGGCGAAGAAGCATTATATAGAAGAGGTGGCGGCTAAAATGCGACGCACACCTTCTGAGAACCCGCTAATGAAGAAGCGCTGATGCCCCGACAGGAGAACGACGTAATGCCGGAAACGAGCGTGGATTTCGAGAAGAGCAGCGGCAACGTCTGGACAGACGCAGGGCGTGTTGACGCCACCGAGGCACAAGCACGAGCGGAGTTGCTCCGCCAGATCACCAGCATCATCCAGCATCGGCATCTTACGCAAGCGGACGCCGCGAAAATCCTCGGCACGACCCAGCCTACGATTTCCGATCTGATGCGCGGAAAGCTCTCGAAGTTCAGCTTCGAACGGCTCTTCCACTTCCTCATGCTCCTGGGGCGCGACGTTAAGATCGTCGTTCGTCCGAAGCCGCGCTCTCGCAAGGCGGGCGCGTTGAGCGTCACTGGGTGAGGCCCGCCTGATCAACTGCCAGCATCACGGGAGTCTCTCCGGGGGGGCGGTCGAGAATCCACGCGAGATCCACGCGATAGAGGAATCAACTGTCGGCCTGGTGACCCCTGGCAGCCTCATCGCCGGCGTTCACCGCCATCATCAATCCAAGGGCTTGCAGCGCCTTAAAGGATGAGGCGCTTATCGACGACATAGGAATTGGCGAAGGTTATAAACTACAACGAGCGAAGCTCCACCTGTGTTCCGTCGGGCATGGTGGCGATCTGTTCGCAGATCGGTCCCCAGCCGTCCAGGTGATCGTAAAGGGAGCGGACACGGAAGTTGGACGGCTCGAATTCGCCTCCGAGCGCGGGGAGCATGACGTAGCTGAAGCACTCGGCCGGGCCGCGCGTCAGGCCCTGCGCTTCGATCGCGTCCACGAGTCCCGGGCCGAACCAGTAGTTCCGCTGCGCCTCATCTTCCCAGGCGTCAGCCAGCGCGGACCGGCTGGGTGCAGCGGGAGTCAACTCGATGCTTCCGACATCGAGCCAGTGCACCGCGCCTCCCGCGTCTTCCAGGAACAGGTCCCCGAGGGCGGTGCCGAACAGGATCGTGCACGAGGCCGGCACCAGCCAACGCCAGTGCCGCAGTAGCCGCACATGATCGAGATCGTCAGTGGTGATGCCGTACCGGTTCATCAGAGTGGGATCGTTCAGCTACGCATGGTGTTCAGTCACGGCTCTGGAAGCGGCGCCGCCTCTTCGGGAGTCGCGGCTGGCAAGGTCGTGTTGGTGTCGGCGGGCGTCATGGCCGCGGCGGTGGTGTCTGGAGTCGTCGGCGTCGGGGTTTGGGCGGCGGGCACGGCCGTCGACGGGCCGGCGGGTTCGCTCTCGACTCCGCTCTTCCCGGTGGTCTGCGGAGCCTCCTTCGGATCGGAGCTGCACGCGGCGAGGATGCACAGGAGGGCGAGCAGGGCGGCGGGCTTAGGCATGGTATCCCTTGGCTTGAGGATCGGCGCGGGTCCGTTACGGGACCGGGGGTGGAGTTCTGCGGGACGTGTCCGCCTCCATCCTCCACACCACCTCGCTGGCGGCATCGCGGCCGCGGCGGAGCACGAACGATGCGGGGCGGTCCACCGTCAGTGCCGGACGGCCGGGGACGTCCGGCGCGAGCGCCTCGGGGCCCGGGTGCAGGAAGAGACCCGTCGCGTCGATGGTGTCGCGGGCGGCGGACTCAGCCAGGTCGCCGACCTCCACGATGCGCCCGCCTCGGCGCGCCAGCGGATCGGCGAAGTTGATCGTCACGTCGGCGCGGTAGGGCTCCAGCCCGGGCACCACCACCGTTGAGCCGCGCACGAGCAGGTCGTTGACGGACCTGCCGTTCTCGGGCAGCTCCTCGTAGCGCGCGGGGTCGGCGGCGGCGTACGCCTCGGTGGCGATGGCGTCGAGCGCGGTCAGGAGCGCCACGAAGTTCACCCTGCGCAGGTACTGCTTCTCGGGATCGTTCCGCCAGCCGCCCGACTCGATGAGCACCGTGCTCGTCCCCCAGCTCTGCATCAGGTCGCCGAAGGCGCGCGGGTTGAAGGTGTCGTCGTAGCGCGCGACGTGGCCGGCGACCAGCGGCTCGGCGGCCATGCGCACCACCGCGGCCACGCGCTTCGCCCGCATGCGCACGGCGTTGTCCTCGCGCGACGGGGAGAACGGCGGCGCGAGCAGCGCGATGGCCGCCAGCCGGTCGCTCGTGCCGACACGGGCGCGGATGTCCTGGTCGTGCAGGTTGAAGCCGAAGTGGGGGCGGAACCGCTCGTGCACCGCGCGCAGGAGCCGCCCTTCGGGAGTGGCCTGCGCCCGCGCGTCACGGTTGATGTCGATCCCCATCGCGTTGCGCCGCTGGAAGCGCTCGGCTCCGTCCGGGTTGAGCATGGGGACGGCCTCGATGGTCAGCCGCTCCGCCAGGCGCCGTGCACGCGGATCGTCCGGCGCTTCGGCGAGGAAGCGGAAGAGGTCCGCGAGCGCCATCGTGGCGGTGGACTCGTTGCCGTGCATCTGCGACCAGAGCAGGACGCGCGTGGGGCCCGCGCCGTAGCGCACGCGGTAGATCGGGCGCCCCTCGGCCGAGCGGCCGGCCTCATCGCGCTCCGGACCGCCCGCCGCATCGACCAGCGGGCCCAGCGCGGTCCACAGCTCCCGGTGCGTGAACTCGCGCGTGCCGATTGCGCCCACCCGGTAGCGCTCGTGCAGCCGCGTGAGCTCGCCCGTGTCCGCGCCCGCGCGGAACCCGCCTGTGACCGCCTGCCGCCGCGCGCACGCAAAGAGCGAGAGCGGCACCAGGACGACGGCGAGCGCACGCGCGGACGCGGCCCCGCGCGTCGAGCTCAAGAATCTCATCGTGGTCAGCGGCGGGTGGCCGGGCGGGCCAGGTAGTCCACCGCCAGCTGCGTCATGGCGCGCACGCCCACGGGGAGCGCGCCCTCGTCCGCGAAGAAGAAGGGCGAGTGGTTCGGCGCAACCTTGGAAAGGTCCTGTCCGGCGGGGACCACTCCCAGGAAGACGAAGAGCCCCGGCACCCGCGCCTGGAACTCGGAGAAGTCCTCCGCGCCCATGGTGGGCGGCACCAGCTGCACGCGCTCCGCGCCGCCGACGCGCTGGAGCGTGGGGAGCATCCGCTCGGTGAGGGCGGGATCGTTGAAGGTGAGCGGCGCCACGCCCTTGTCGATCACCACCTGCGCGGTGGCGCCGGCGCTCTGCGCGATCATCTCGGCGGTGCGGCGGATGCGGTCGTGCACGTCGGTCTGCATGTCCTTGTCGAGCGTGCGGATGGTGCCCACCATCACCACCGAGTCGGGGATGATGTTGCCGCGCACCCCGCCGTTGATGCTCCCGATGGTCACCACGATCGGCGCGGTGGTCAGGTTGGTCTGGCGGCTGGCGATGGTCTGCAGCCCCTGGACGATCTGCGCGCTGATGACGATGGGGTCCACGCCGCTCCACGGCACCGCGCCGTGCGTCTGCCGGCCGCGCACGATGATGCGCAGGTTGTCCGCGGCGGCCATGGCGCCGCGCGGGCGGTACGAGATGGTGCCCACCGGCGCCGGGATGACGCCCACGTGCAGCCCGAAGATGGCCTCTGGCTTCGGGTTCTCCAGCACGCCCTCCTTCACCATCATCTTCGCGCCGCCCTCCTCGCCGGCGGGCGGACCCTCCTCGGCGGGCTGGAAGATGAACTTTACCGTGCCCGGGAGCTGCGCGCGCATTCCGGCCAGCACCTCCGCGGCGCCCATCAGGATGGCGACGTGGTTGTCGTGCCCGCAGGCGTGCATCACCCCCACCTGCTGCCCGTTGTATTCCGCCCTCGCCTTCGACGCAAAGGGGAGGTCCACCTGCTCCGTGACCGGCAGCGCGTCCATGTCCGCCCGCAGCGCCACCACGGGCCCCGGCCGGCCGCCCTTGAGCACCCCCACGACGCCGGTGTGCGCTACACCCGTCTGCACCTCCATCCCCAGGCCGCGCAGGTGCTCGGCGACGAGGCGGGCGGTGCGCACCTCACGGTTCCCCAGCTCCGGGTTCTGGTGGATGTCGCGCCGCCACGCCACCACCTTGGGCGTCACCGCATCCACACGCCGCTGGATGTCGGCATCCGCGGGCCCGCCCTGCGCCGCGGCGGGGAGCGGTGCCAGCGCGAGCGCACCCAGCAGCCAGGCGGCGCGGGCGGGGGAACTCTGGATACTGCGCATCGGAAAGCTCCTGGTCACGATCTGGGGGCGGTGCGGGCGAGTTGGGGAGAAGATAACGCGCGAAGCCGCGTACGGCATGCGGTACATCGGCCACGGCCGGGTCGAATAGATACGACTGAGCACCGAACGACGCGCACGGCGATTGAGAGCAACATATAACTGGCTCCGTTGCATACAACGCAAAAGTATTTAACGTACCATCATGCCTAGAACGACTCCGCCGATGCCGCTCCCCGTGAAGCGGGCGCTGCGCAAGCTCGGCAACGACCTGCGCGCCGCCCGGCTGCGCCGCCGTATCCCCACCGCCGTCATGGCGGAGCGTGTGATGGTCAGCCGTCCCACGCTCCTGCGCATGGAGCAGGGAGACCCCTCGGTGTCGATGGGGATCTACGCGACCGCGCTCTTCGTCCTCGGGCTGCACGAACCGCTCGGCTCGCTCGCCGACATCAGCCGCGACCCGGTGGGGCAGGGGCTGGAAGAGGCGGCGCTCCCTTCGCGGATTTACAGCACGCCCCGCAAGCGCACATCGAAGGAACCATGAGCGAGCCCCGCGCCCTCGTGTACGCCGACGTGCGGGGCGAAACCCGGCGAGTGGGCCGACTCTGGACTTCCGCGGGGAAGGGCCGTGAGGCCGCGAGCTTCCAGTACGACGACGAATGGCTCGCGGACGGCTTCGCACTGGACCCGGCGCTTCCGCTGGGTGGCGGTGCGTTCCACACGGGCGGCGGGCGTCCCCTCTTTGGTGCGCTGGACGACTGCTCGCCCGACCGGTGGGGGAGGAGCCTGGTCGCGCGGGCGGAACGGCGGCTCGCCCGAGAGGAAGGCCGGGCGCCCCGCACGCTCTTCGCCATCGACTACCTGCTGGGAGTTTCGGACGAGGTGCGGCAGGGTGCGCTCCGCTTGACGGCGGCCGAGGGCGGGCCGTTCCTGGCGACGAGCGAGGGGGTTTCCGTGCCTCCCATGGTATACCTTCCACGGCTTCTGGCCGCGACGGACCGCGTGCTGGCGGACGAGGAATCGCCGAAGACCTGCGCCTCCTGCTGGCTACGGGTGGCTCGCTCGGCGGTGCCTGGCCCAAGGCATCGGTGCGAGACCAGGGCGGCGACCTGCTGATCGCGAAGTTTCCCGCGCTCTACTACGAATACAACGTGGTGCGCTGGGAGGCCGTCGCCCTCGCGCTCGCGCGGAAGGCGGGGATACCGGTTTCGGACTGGCGGATCGAAACCGTCGTCGATCGTCACGTCCTGCTTCTGAGGCGCTTCGACCGCAGGGGACGGGAACGCATTCCCTTCCTTTCCGCGATGAGCATGCTCGGCGCAAAGGATGGAGAAACCCATTCTTACCTCGAGATCGCCGATGCGCTGCGCGCCTATGGGGCCGCCGCCGCGACCGACCTGAAGGATTTGTGGCGGCGGATCGTCTTCGGGGTCCTGATCTCCAACACCGACGACCACCTGCGAAACCACGGGTTCCTGTGGGAGGGCAGCTCAGGGTGGCGCCTTTCCCCAGCGTACGACGTGAACCCCACCCCGACCGACCTGCGGCCGCGAATCCTGCAGACCGCCATCGGTGATGATGAAGACCTGAGCGCCTCACTCGATCTCGCGCTCGCCGTCGCCAGGAGCTTCGGGCTGAAGCTGGGGGATGCGAAAGCGATCGCCAGGGAAGTGGGCGGGGTAGTCGCCGGATGGAGGCAGGAGGCGGCGCGAATCGGCATCCGCGAAGCCGAGATCGACCGGATGGTCAGCGCGTTCGAGCACGAGGACCTGGATGCGGCCCGGCGACTCTGAGGGCGTATCCGCGCGGCGCATCTGAGAGCATCAACCTGAGTGCGGAGGCGAGGTGGGGCGGGAGAAGAAGTAGCCTGCGCATAGTCGCAGCCCGCTTCGCGCCCCTGGCCTCCGCTGGACGTCATCGCCGCCGCCGACGAAGCGCCTGCGCGATCGCCTGCTCCGCGAGCGGCGCCATCACGCGGTAGCCGGCCTCGTGCGGGTGCACGCCGTCGGCGGAGAGGTCGCCGCGCAGACCCTGCCGCTCGTCCGCCATCGCCGAGTGGAAGTCCAGGTACACCGCGCCGTGGCTCACCGCGTAGTCCCTGATCCAGGCGTTCAGCGCGACGATTAGGGGCGCCGGCTCCAGATCGGGCCTCCACCGGTAGCGGAAGGCCGGCAGTACGGACGCGAGGACCACCCGGATGCCGTTCGCCTGCGCCAGCTCGGTCATGGACGCGATGTTGTCCTGGATCATCTCCAGCGTGGCCGGGCCGGTGTTCCCCGCGATGTCGTTGGTCCCCGCGAGTATCACCACCACCTTCGGCTTCAGCGCGATCACGTCCTGGCGGAAGCGCACCAGCATCTGCGGAGACGTCTGGCCGCTGATGCCGCGCGCTACGTACGGCTTCCGCGGGAACATCGCGGCGAAGTGGGGAGCCCATCCCTCCACGATTGAGTTGCCCATGAAGACGACGCGCTCCTCACCCCTTTGCGGCGGCCCGAGCGCGGCGTTCTCCGCGCGGAAGCGCTCCAGGTACGCCCAGTCCGTCCGTAGCCGGTCCGGCGTCTGCGCCTCGGCGGCGGCGGGCGCGGCGATGGCGCCTCCCAGGGCCGCCGCCTTCGAAAGGGCCTTCAGCATGTCGCGGATCATCGTCGTGGCGCGGGGCGTCATTGGCGCCCCGCGTCGCGGTTCCGCGGCGGATTGCCCAGCACGGAACGCTGCACGGCATCAGCGACGGCGGTGCGCAGCGGCCCCAGCTTCGGGTTGTCGCGGGTGGGGTTGATGCGGTTCGTCAGCAGCACCACGAAGACGCCGTTCACGGGGTCCATCCAGATGGAGGTGCCGGTGAAGCCCGTGTGGCCAAACGAGGTCGGGGAGAAGTAACGGCCCGCGCTCGAACCCGGGTACGGGGTGTCCCAGCCCAGCGCGCGGCTGGATGTTCCGGGGTTCTGGCGCCGAGTCCAGCGCGAGATCGTCTCGGGGCGCAGGATGCGCACGCCACCGTACTCGCCGCCGTTCAGCATCATGGCGGCGAAGACGGCCAGATCGCGCGCGCTGGAGAAGAGCCCCGCGTGCCCCGCCACGCCGCCCAGCGACCAGGCGTTCTCATCGTGCACCACCCCCCACACCTGCCCGCCACGAAACGCCTGCACCTCCGTCGGCGCGATGCGGGGGCGGAGCGATTCCGGCGGATTGAACCGCGTCTCGCGCATCCCCAGCGGCTCGAATACGCGCCTGCGAAGGAACCCGTCCAGCGGCTCGCCCGTCACGCGCTCGATCACGAGCTGGAGGACGATCAGGTTCCAATCGATGTACTCGGTATGCGTGCCCGGCGGGTGCGCCAGCGGGCGGGCGTTGATCGCCTTGAGGTACTCGTCGCGCCCCTTCGCCTCGCGGTACAGCACGTGGTACGCCCTCATCCCGCTGTTGTGGACGAGGAGCATGCGCGGGGTGATCGCCGCCTTGTCGGCCGCGTCGAAGTGGGGTAGGTAGTGGGCGACGGCGCGGTCGAGGTCCAGCCGCCCCTCCTCTTCCAGGATCATCGCCGCCGTCGTGGTGGCGACCACTTTCGTCAGGGAGGCGAGGTCGTACAGCGTGCTGTCGGTGACGGCGGGCGCGCCCTGCGCCCAGTCCGTGCGCCCGTACCCCTTGCTCGCCACGACCCGCCCGCTCCGCCCCACGGCGATGGCCGCTCCCGGCGAGGCGCGGTCCGCGATGGCCGCTTCCAGGATTGAATCGAGCGACGGGATCAGCCGCTCGCTCATCCCCACGTCTGCCGGCGCCACGAGCGCGGGGCGCGGGGCGGGCCGCGGCGCCGCAGCCCGTGGAGGAGCCGCGGCGGGCTTCTCGCGCGTCGGGGCCGGCGAGGGTGCGCACGCGGACAGCGCGACGATCGCGGCGAAGAAGACTCGGTTCATAACATCTCCATGGGGACGGCTGGCCTCACACAGAGACACAGAGGGGCGAAGAAAGGACAAGGGAAAGGGGTTTCCTCTGCGCCTTGCGGTTCCCTCTGTGTTCTCTGTGTGATGGTGTTCTCTCATGGTGGGCCTTCTGGCAGGTCGCGGCGCACAATGGTGCCGTTGATGCCGCGGATGATGGGCGGCAGGTCGCGGAGCTGGACGGGGGTGAGGCCGCTTCCGTCGAAGGCGTAGGTGGTGTAGGCCACCGAATCCCCACGAAAGTCCAGGATGGTGATCGTCTGCCGGGGCGGCGCCGAAGTGCCGAGCAGGGGGCGCGGCCCCTGGCCGAGGGCGCCGGTGTGCAGCAGCTCGAGCGCGCCGCGTCGTCCGGGATAATAGGCGTGGTGATGGCCGCTGATGTAGGTGTGCACGCCGTGGTGCTCCAGGATGCGGCGCAGCGAGTCGGGCTCCTGGAGCACCTCGCCGGGGCGGTTGCGGCCCTCCGCGACGGCGTAGAGGGGGAGATGGCCGAGCACCAGGCGATGGCGCGCGGTGCGGGCCGGGTGAGCGGCGAGCTGCTCGCGCACCCACCGCATCATCGGCAGCTCCCCCACCGTGCCCGCGAACGATGCGTCCCACACCAGCACGAAGACATCACCCTGCCGGAAGCTGTAGTACAGCGGGAAGTGCGTGCTGTCCACGAACGCCACGCCCGTGCGGCGCGCCTTCCAGTGCTCGACGGCGAACGCGCGGTCGCGGCGGTGCGCGGGGTGCGCCGAGCCGTCGTGGTTGCCCAGCGTGAAGCCGAACGGAATCCGCGCGTCCCGCAGCGGCCTTGCGACGGCGGAGTCGAAGGCCGCCCACATCGCGCGCACGCTGTCGTCCGGCAGCGACGGCTTCTGCCCCGCGATCAGGTCGCCGGCCGCGAGCACCAGGTCCGGTCGCCAGACCTCACGGATCATGCGCACGGCCTGGTGCACCTGCGGCTCGTACTCGGTCGATCCGTAGCTGCTGTTCAGGTCGCTGATCACCACGATGCGCAACTCGCCGCGCTCGGGCGAGCACGAGGGCGGGACCGCCGCGCCCGCAAACAGGAGCACGAATGCGAGCGGCTTCAGCGAGCGGCG
It encodes:
- a CDS encoding type II toxin-antitoxin system RelE/ParE family toxin, coding for MRPTNRKQLFWAGSSKKDDMASPPEVQDDLGYALDSVQAGVRVIPSATPLTEGKLKGLGILELADDHDTDTYRAVYTTKIGDVVYVLHAFKKKSKSGIAIPKSDMDLILDRYRAAKKHYIEEVAAKMRRTPSENPLMKKR
- a CDS encoding helix-turn-helix transcriptional regulator — translated: MPETSVDFEKSSGNVWTDAGRVDATEAQARAELLRQITSIIQHRHLTQADAAKILGTTQPTISDLMRGKLSKFSFERLFHFLMLLGRDVKIVVRPKPRSRKAGALSVTG
- a CDS encoding T6SS immunity protein Tdi1 domain-containing protein translates to MNRYGITTDDLDHVRLLRHWRWLVPASCTILFGTALGDLFLEDAGGAVHWLDVGSIELTPAAPSRSALADAWEDEAQRNYWFGPGLVDAIEAQGLTRGPAECFSYVMLPALGGEFEPSNFRVRSLYDHLDGWGPICEQIATMPDGTQVELRSL
- a CDS encoding M14 family zinc carboxypeptidase encodes the protein MSSTRGAASARALAVVLVPLSLFACARRQAVTGGFRAGADTGELTRLHERYRVGAIGTREFTHRELWTALGPLVDAAGGPERDEAGRSAEGRPIYRVRYGAGPTRVLLWSQMHGNESTATMALADLFRFLAEAPDDPRARRLAERLTIEAVPMLNPDGAERFQRRNAMGIDINRDARAQATPEGRLLRAVHERFRPHFGFNLHDQDIRARVGTSDRLAAIALLAPPFSPSREDNAVRMRAKRVAAVVRMAAEPLVAGHVARYDDTFNPRAFGDLMQSWGTSTVLIESGGWRNDPEKQYLRRVNFVALLTALDAIATEAYAAADPARYEELPENGRSVNDLLVRGSTVVVPGLEPYRADVTINFADPLARRGGRIVEVGDLAESAARDTIDATGLFLHPGPEALAPDVPGRPALTVDRPASFVLRRGRDAASEVVWRMEADTSRRTPPPVP
- a CDS encoding amidohydrolase, encoding MRSIQSSPARAAWLLGALALAPLPAAAQGGPADADIQRRVDAVTPKVVAWRRDIHQNPELGNREVRTARLVAEHLRGLGMEVQTGVAHTGVVGVLKGGRPGPVVALRADMDALPVTEQVDLPFASKARAEYNGQQVGVMHACGHDNHVAILMGAAEVLAGMRAQLPGTVKFIFQPAEEGPPAGEEGGAKMMVKEGVLENPKPEAIFGLHVGVIPAPVGTISYRPRGAMAAADNLRIIVRGRQTHGAVPWSGVDPIVISAQIVQGLQTIASRQTNLTTAPIVVTIGSINGGVRGNIIPDSVVMVGTIRTLDKDMQTDVHDRIRRTAEMIAQSAGATAQVVIDKGVAPLTFNDPALTERMLPTLQRVGGAERVQLVPPTMGAEDFSEFQARVPGLFVFLGVVPAGQDLSKVAPNHSPFFFADEGALPVGVRAMTQLAVDYLARPATRR
- a CDS encoding helix-turn-helix domain-containing protein, which encodes MPRTTPPMPLPVKRALRKLGNDLRAARLRRRIPTAVMAERVMVSRPTLLRMEQGDPSVSMGIYATALFVLGLHEPLGSLADISRDPVGQGLEEAALPSRIYSTPRKRTSKEP
- a CDS encoding HipA N-terminal domain-containing protein translates to MSEPRALVYADVRGETRRVGRLWTSAGKGREAASFQYDDEWLADGFALDPALPLGGGAFHTGGGRPLFGALDDCSPDRWGRSLVARAERRLAREEGRAPRTLFAIDYLLGVSDEVRQGALRLTAAEGGPFLATSEGVSVPPMVYLPRLLAATDRVLADEESPKTCASCWLRVARSAVPGPRHRCETRAATC
- a CDS encoding HipA domain-containing protein, whose amino-acid sequence is MRDQGGDLLIAKFPALYYEYNVVRWEAVALALARKAGIPVSDWRIETVVDRHVLLLRRFDRRGRERIPFLSAMSMLGAKDGETHSYLEIADALRAYGAAAATDLKDLWRRIVFGVLISNTDDHLRNHGFLWEGSSGWRLSPAYDVNPTPTDLRPRILQTAIGDDEDLSASLDLALAVARSFGLKLGDAKAIAREVGGVVAGWRQEAARIGIREAEIDRMVSAFEHEDLDAARRL
- a CDS encoding SGNH/GDSL hydrolase family protein, producing the protein MTPRATTMIRDMLKALSKAAALGGAIAAPAAAEAQTPDRLRTDWAYLERFRAENAALGPPQRGEERVVFMGNSIVEGWAPHFAAMFPRKPYVARGISGQTSPQMLVRFRQDVIALKPKVVVILAGTNDIAGNTGPATLEMIQDNIASMTELAQANGIRVVLASVLPAFRYRWRPDLEPAPLIVALNAWIRDYAVSHGAVYLDFHSAMADERQGLRGDLSADGVHPHEAGYRVMAPLAEQAIAQALRRRRR
- a CDS encoding serine hydrolase domain-containing protein; protein product: MNRVFFAAIVALSACAPSPAPTREKPAAAPPRAAAPRPAPRPALVAPADVGMSERLIPSLDSILEAAIADRASPGAAIAVGRSGRVVASKGYGRTDWAQGAPAVTDSTLYDLASLTKVVATTTAAMILEEEGRLDLDRAVAHYLPHFDAADKAAITPRMLLVHNSGMRAYHVLYREAKGRDEYLKAINARPLAHPPGTHTEYIDWNLIVLQLVIERVTGEPLDGFLRRRVFEPLGMRETRFNPPESLRPRIAPTEVQAFRGGQVWGVVHDENAWSLGGVAGHAGLFSSARDLAVFAAMMLNGGEYGGVRILRPETISRWTRRQNPGTSSRALGWDTPYPGSSAGRYFSPTSFGHTGFTGTSIWMDPVNGVFVVLLTNRINPTRDNPKLGPLRTAVADAVQRSVLGNPPRNRDAGRQ
- a CDS encoding metallophosphoesterase, with product MRRSLKPLAFVLLFAGAAVPPSCSPERGELRIVVISDLNSSYGSTEYEPQVHQAVRMIREVWRPDLVLAAGDLIAGQKPSLPDDSVRAMWAAFDSAVARPLRDARIPFGFTLGNHDGSAHPAHRRDRAFAVEHWKARRTGVAFVDSTHFPLYYSFRQGDVFVLVWDASFAGTVGELPMMRWVREQLAAHPARTARHRLVLGHLPLYAVAEGRNRPGEVLQEPDSLRRILEHHGVHTYISGHHHAYYPGRRGALELLHTGALGQGPRPLLGTSAPPRQTITILDFRGDSVAYTTYAFDGSGLTPVQLRDLPPIIRGINGTIVRRDLPEGPP